One Stenotrophomonas sp. SAU14A_NAIMI4_5 DNA segment encodes these proteins:
- a CDS encoding helix-turn-helix transcriptional regulator, with protein MTAGEPGPPTLLREVAMDWFERNDGPPVIGFRFDSPQGLAREVDWHHHARAQLIYVERGLLTTRTSHGTWSLAPGSAGWMPPLEPHTVSLDGPMRGWGMALAAPACAGLPSDPCVLGLSKLAQAVAERICEWPLDYILSDDREHILSVMRDEIRTAPRQRMHLPMPRDRRLLKIASQLLAEPSDERSLAEWAHWAGLSPRSLTRHFRDETTLSFAQWRQQARLAEALRQLSEGRSVADIAHALGFSSASAFVTVFRRHFGLPPGRYLARVGHGLEPGLDPARGLASPAASG; from the coding sequence ATGACGGCAGGTGAACCGGGCCCGCCCACCCTGCTCCGCGAGGTGGCCATGGACTGGTTCGAGCGCAACGATGGCCCGCCGGTCATCGGTTTCCGCTTCGACAGCCCGCAGGGCCTGGCCCGTGAAGTGGACTGGCACCACCACGCCCGCGCCCAGCTGATCTACGTCGAACGCGGCCTGCTGACCACCCGCACCTCGCACGGCACCTGGTCGCTGGCACCGGGCTCGGCAGGCTGGATGCCGCCGCTGGAACCGCACACGGTCAGCCTGGACGGCCCGATGCGTGGCTGGGGCATGGCCCTGGCCGCGCCGGCCTGCGCCGGGCTGCCCTCCGACCCGTGCGTGCTGGGGCTGTCCAAACTGGCCCAGGCGGTGGCCGAGCGCATCTGCGAATGGCCGCTGGACTACATCCTCAGCGACGACCGCGAGCACATCCTCAGCGTCATGCGCGACGAGATCCGCACCGCGCCGCGCCAGCGCATGCACCTGCCGATGCCGCGCGACCGCCGCCTGCTGAAGATCGCCTCGCAGCTGCTGGCCGAGCCCTCCGACGAGCGCAGCCTGGCCGAATGGGCGCACTGGGCCGGCCTGTCGCCGCGCAGCCTGACCCGCCACTTCCGCGACGAGACCACCCTCAGCTTTGCCCAGTGGCGGCAGCAGGCCCGCCTGGCCGAGGCCCTGCGCCAGCTCAGCGAGGGTCGCAGCGTCGCCGATATCGCCCACGCACTGGGCTTCAGCAGCGCCAGCGCCTTCGTCACCGTGTTCCGCCGCCACTTCGGCCTGCCGCCCGGGCGCTACCTGGCGCGGGTCGGCCACGGCCTGGAACCGGGGCTGGATCCCGCACGTGGCTTGGCATCCCCCGCCGCATCCGGATAA
- a CDS encoding MarR family transcriptional regulator: MICPSSNPPSFGLLLRQVRDGLVRQLDASMAEEDLGIGFTHYIGLKLLARMAPCTANELAQAIDQVPSAVTRLLDKLEALGCVRREPHSQDRRALQIVLTDEGRALWARLQKRGDAVMDFALRDLSADERTLLLSLLTRIRDSLTTP, translated from the coding sequence ATGATCTGTCCGTCCTCCAACCCCCCCAGCTTCGGCCTGCTGCTGCGCCAGGTGCGCGACGGCCTGGTCCGCCAGCTCGATGCGTCCATGGCCGAAGAAGACCTCGGCATCGGCTTCACCCATTACATCGGCCTGAAGCTGCTGGCCCGCATGGCCCCGTGCACCGCCAACGAACTGGCCCAGGCCATCGACCAGGTGCCCAGCGCGGTGACCCGCCTGCTGGACAAGCTGGAAGCCCTGGGCTGCGTGCGCCGCGAGCCGCACAGCCAGGACCGGCGGGCCCTGCAGATCGTTCTGACCGATGAAGGCCGTGCCCTCTGGGCGCGGCTGCAGAAGCGCGGCGACGCGGTGATGGACTTCGCCCTGCGCGACCTGTCCGCCGACGAACGCACGCTGCTGCTGTCCCTCCTGACCCGAATCCGCGATTCCCTGACGACCCCATGA
- the emrC gene encoding multidrug efflux transporter outer membrane subunit EmrC — protein MNPIPHPTLRRSGRALLVSALALALAACASSRGLNPQGHVLDVDSLHSERTLADSDLSATGFPAQDWWKALGDPQLDALISEGLAGHPSLDAADARLRQAQSQVGTSRAERLPSLSVSGGYTGLRLPESMLGDELGGRYGGSSQVAFNFSYGVDLWGGKRAAWEAAVDGAHAATVDAQAARLNLSAGIAQAYTELAYAWQLNDVAEQELTRSQRSLELTRQRRSAGIDSDLQVRQSEARVPAAQQQLLAAQQRIDAARTALAALVGKGPDRGLSIERPQALNPLALQLPGVLPSELLGRRPDIVAARWRVEAAEKQIKVAKTKFYPSFNLTALAGVVAPNVGDLLKSSSTFAYIGPALSLPIFEGGKLRANLDNTDAQYDLAVANYNQSVLDALRDVADQVNAVRSLAQQAQAQQQAVDTAHAAFDLAQQRYRAGIGSYLDVLSAQSILLQSQQQLAGLQSQQVQTSVRLSKALGGGFQPSDADAAPIASHSDSSHS, from the coding sequence ATGAACCCGATCCCGCATCCCACTCTCCGCCGGTCCGGGCGCGCGCTGCTGGTTTCAGCGCTGGCCCTGGCCCTGGCCGCCTGCGCCAGCAGCCGTGGCCTGAACCCGCAGGGCCACGTGCTCGACGTGGACAGCCTGCACAGCGAGCGCACGCTGGCCGACAGCGACCTGAGCGCCACTGGCTTCCCGGCCCAGGACTGGTGGAAGGCGCTGGGCGATCCCCAGCTCGATGCCCTCATCAGCGAAGGCCTGGCCGGCCACCCCAGCCTGGACGCGGCCGATGCGCGCCTGCGCCAGGCCCAGTCGCAGGTCGGCACCAGCCGTGCCGAGCGCCTGCCCAGCCTGTCGGTGTCCGGTGGCTACACCGGCCTGCGCCTGCCCGAATCCATGCTCGGCGACGAGCTGGGCGGCCGCTACGGCGGCAGCAGCCAGGTCGCCTTCAACTTCAGCTACGGCGTTGACCTGTGGGGCGGCAAGCGCGCTGCCTGGGAAGCCGCCGTTGACGGCGCCCACGCGGCCACCGTGGATGCGCAGGCCGCACGCCTGAACCTGTCCGCCGGCATTGCCCAGGCCTACACCGAACTGGCCTATGCCTGGCAGCTCAACGATGTGGCCGAGCAGGAACTGACGCGCTCGCAGAGGTCGCTGGAGCTGACCCGCCAGCGCCGCAGCGCCGGCATCGACAGCGACCTGCAGGTGCGCCAGTCCGAAGCCCGCGTGCCGGCCGCGCAGCAGCAGCTGCTGGCCGCGCAGCAGCGCATCGACGCCGCCCGCACCGCACTGGCCGCGCTGGTCGGCAAGGGCCCGGACCGTGGCCTGTCGATCGAACGCCCGCAGGCGCTGAACCCGCTGGCCCTGCAGCTGCCGGGCGTGCTGCCCAGCGAACTGCTCGGCCGTCGTCCGGACATCGTCGCCGCGCGCTGGCGCGTGGAAGCGGCCGAAAAGCAGATCAAAGTCGCCAAGACCAAGTTCTACCCGAGCTTCAACCTGACCGCGCTGGCCGGCGTGGTCGCCCCGAACGTGGGCGACCTGCTGAAGAGCAGCTCCACCTTCGCCTACATCGGCCCGGCGCTGAGCCTGCCGATCTTCGAAGGCGGCAAGCTGCGCGCCAACCTGGACAACACCGACGCGCAGTACGACCTGGCGGTGGCCAACTACAACCAGTCCGTGCTGGACGCGCTGCGCGACGTGGCCGACCAGGTCAACGCGGTGCGTTCGCTGGCCCAGCAGGCGCAGGCACAGCAGCAGGCGGTGGACACCGCCCACGCGGCCTTCGACCTGGCCCAGCAGCGTTACCGCGCCGGCATCGGCAGCTACCTGGACGTGCTCAGCGCGCAGTCCATCCTGCTGCAGTCGCAGCAGCAGCTGGCCGGCCTGCAGTCGCAGCAGGTGCAGACCTCGGTGCGCCTGAGCAAGGCATTGGGCGGTGGTTTCCAGCCCAGTGACGCCGACGCCGCACCGATCGCCTCCCATTCCGATTCCTCGCATTCCTGA
- the emrA gene encoding multidrug efflux MFS transporter periplasmic adaptor subunit EmrA, with protein MSQTQDTAAPAAPNRRGKLLRGLFVIVVLLLAALALWYFMFGRWFEETDDAYVQGNQVQITPLVAGTVVAINVDDGMRVERGQLLVQLDPADTSVALQQAEANLAKTVRQTRGLYRSVEGAQADLNARQVSLKRVREDFARRKDLAATGAISNEELAHARDELAAAEAAVAGSRETVERNRALVDDTVIATQPDVLAAAAQLRQAFLNNARAGIVAPVTGYVARRSVQVGQRVQPGNALMAVVPTEQMWVEANFKETQLRHMRLGQEVELKSDLYAGDVKYKGRIQSLGLGTGSAFSLLPAQNASGNWIKIVQRVPVRIAIDAKQLAEHPLRIGLSMKAEVSLRDQKGEVLPTAAAKGTVFDTDVYAKQLHDADEVIHTIIEGNLPQQANAG; from the coding sequence ATGAGCCAGACCCAAGACACCGCGGCCCCGGCCGCTCCCAACCGCCGCGGCAAGCTGCTGCGCGGCCTGTTCGTCATCGTCGTGCTGCTGCTTGCCGCACTGGCGCTGTGGTACTTCATGTTCGGCCGTTGGTTCGAAGAAACCGACGATGCCTACGTGCAGGGCAACCAGGTGCAGATCACCCCGCTGGTAGCCGGCACCGTGGTCGCCATCAACGTCGATGACGGCATGCGCGTCGAGCGTGGCCAGCTGCTGGTGCAGCTGGACCCGGCCGACACCTCCGTCGCCCTGCAGCAGGCCGAAGCCAACCTGGCCAAGACCGTGCGCCAGACCCGCGGCCTGTACCGCAGCGTGGAGGGCGCGCAGGCTGACCTGAACGCCCGCCAGGTGAGCCTGAAGCGCGTGCGCGAAGACTTCGCCCGCCGCAAGGACCTGGCCGCCACCGGCGCCATCTCCAACGAAGAACTGGCCCACGCCCGCGACGAGCTGGCCGCAGCCGAAGCCGCCGTGGCCGGTTCGCGCGAGACCGTCGAGCGCAACCGCGCGCTGGTCGATGACACCGTCATCGCCACCCAGCCGGACGTGCTGGCCGCCGCCGCACAGCTGCGCCAGGCCTTCCTCAACAATGCCCGCGCCGGCATCGTCGCGCCGGTCACCGGTTACGTCGCCCGTCGTTCGGTGCAGGTTGGCCAGCGCGTGCAGCCGGGCAATGCCCTGATGGCCGTGGTGCCGACCGAACAGATGTGGGTGGAAGCCAACTTCAAGGAAACCCAGCTGCGCCACATGCGCCTGGGCCAGGAAGTGGAGCTGAAGTCGGACCTGTACGCCGGCGACGTGAAGTACAAGGGCCGCATCCAGAGCCTGGGCCTGGGCACCGGTTCGGCGTTCTCGCTGCTGCCGGCGCAGAACGCCAGCGGCAACTGGATCAAGATCGTGCAGCGCGTTCCGGTGCGCATCGCCATCGATGCCAAGCAGCTGGCCGAACATCCGCTGCGCATCGGCCTGTCGATGAAGGCCGAAGTGAGCCTGCGCGACCAGAAGGGTGAAGTGCTGCCGACCGCCGCCGCCAAGGGCACGGTGTTCGACACCGATGTGTATGCCAAGCAGCTGCATGATGCCGACGAGGTGATCCACACGATCATCGAAGGCAACCTGCCGCAGCAGGCCAACGCGGGCTGA
- the emrB gene encoding multidrug efflux MFS transporter permease subunit EmrB, producing MSAQAPAAPGTPGAPAAPGAASGFLPPSVALCTVGLAMASFMQVLDTTIANVSLPTIAGNLGASSQQATWVITSFAVSTAIALPLTGWLSRRFGERKLFIWATLAFVITSLLCGLAQSMGMLVVSRALQGFVAGPMYPITQSLLVSIYPREKRGQALALLAMITVVAPICGPILGGWITDNYSWEWIFLINVPLGIFAALVVGNQLKGRPEQIEKPKMDYVGLITLVIGVGALQLVLDLGNDEDWFSSTKIVVLACVAVVALAVFLIWELTDKDPIVDLKLFRHRNFRAGTLAMVVAYAAFFSVSLLIPQWLQRDMGYTAIWAGLATAPIGILPVIMTPFVGKYASRFDMRMIASFAFVFLSFTSFMRSDFNLQVDYAHVAGVQLIMGIGVALFFMPVLQILLSDLDGREIAAGSGLATFLRTLGGSFAASLTTWLWARRTQVHHADLTEHISAYQPGMQDQVAAMGQGNLQNGAAVLNNMINHQASQMAFNDIFYLLGWTFLAIIAFLWLAKPPFGAGAGAASAGGH from the coding sequence ATGTCCGCACAAGCTCCAGCGGCGCCCGGCACTCCGGGCGCACCGGCGGCGCCGGGTGCGGCCTCCGGGTTCCTGCCGCCCAGCGTGGCCCTGTGCACCGTCGGCCTGGCGATGGCCTCGTTCATGCAGGTGCTCGACACCACCATCGCCAACGTCTCGCTGCCGACCATCGCCGGTAACCTCGGCGCCAGTTCGCAGCAGGCGACCTGGGTCATCACCTCGTTCGCGGTCAGCACGGCCATCGCGCTGCCGCTGACCGGCTGGCTCAGCCGTCGCTTCGGCGAACGCAAGCTGTTCATCTGGGCCACGCTGGCCTTCGTCATCACCTCGCTGCTGTGCGGCCTTGCGCAGAGCATGGGCATGCTGGTGGTGTCGCGTGCGCTGCAGGGCTTCGTGGCCGGGCCGATGTACCCGATCACCCAGTCGCTGCTGGTGTCGATCTACCCACGCGAGAAGCGAGGGCAGGCGCTGGCGCTGCTGGCGATGATCACCGTGGTGGCGCCGATCTGCGGGCCCATCCTCGGTGGCTGGATCACCGACAACTACAGCTGGGAATGGATCTTCCTGATCAACGTGCCGCTGGGCATCTTCGCCGCGCTGGTGGTGGGCAACCAGTTGAAGGGGCGCCCGGAGCAGATCGAGAAGCCTAAGATGGACTACGTCGGCCTGATCACCCTGGTGATCGGCGTGGGCGCGCTGCAGCTGGTGCTCGACCTGGGCAACGACGAAGACTGGTTCTCCTCGACCAAGATCGTGGTGCTGGCCTGCGTGGCCGTGGTGGCGCTGGCGGTGTTCCTGATCTGGGAACTGACCGACAAGGATCCGATCGTCGACCTGAAGCTGTTCCGTCACCGTAATTTCCGCGCCGGTACGCTGGCGATGGTGGTGGCCTATGCGGCGTTCTTCAGCGTGTCGCTGCTGATCCCGCAGTGGCTGCAGCGTGACATGGGCTACACCGCCATCTGGGCGGGCCTGGCGACGGCGCCGATCGGCATCCTGCCGGTGATCATGACGCCGTTCGTGGGCAAGTACGCCTCGCGCTTCGACATGCGCATGATCGCTTCGTTCGCCTTCGTGTTCCTGTCGTTCACCAGCTTCATGCGCTCGGACTTCAACCTGCAGGTGGACTACGCGCACGTGGCCGGCGTGCAGCTGATCATGGGTATTGGCGTGGCGCTGTTCTTCATGCCGGTGCTGCAGATCCTGCTGTCGGACCTGGACGGTCGCGAGATCGCCGCAGGTTCGGGCCTGGCCACGTTCCTGCGTACGCTGGGTGGCAGCTTCGCTGCATCGCTGACCACGTGGCTGTGGGCACGTCGCACCCAGGTGCACCATGCCGACCTGACCGAACACATCTCGGCCTACCAGCCGGGCATGCAGGACCAGGTGGCGGCGATGGGGCAGGGCAACCTGCAGAACGGTGCAGCGGTGCTCAACAACATGATCAACCACCAGGCATCGCAGATGGCGTTCAACGACATCTTCTACCTGCTGGGCTGGACGTTCCTGGCGATCATCGCGTTCCTGTGGCTGGCCAAGCCGCCGTTCGGTGCCGGTGCCGGTGCGGCGTCTGCCGGCGGGCATTGA
- a CDS encoding LysR substrate-binding domain-containing protein encodes MRMDIADLRLFLAVADAGSITAGAALANLALGSASERLRAIEADAGTALLNRHPRGVSLTEAGAALAHHARLILQQQAQLRGEMDAFAHGARGTLHLYANTAALTNYLPSRLAPWLAQRPRLHVELHERTSTDVVRALAAGQAEAGIISDAVSADGLQRHVVSEDPLVMLLPANHRFASRRTLDFVDVLGETFVALADGNALQTYVEELAGEAGRRLDVRIRMKTFEGLCTMVGHGIGVGIVPKTIARQHRRSTHTVAVPLADAWAQRRLCACFADWMRLSPAMRSLLQHLGVPPQKKA; translated from the coding sequence TTCCTGGCCGTGGCCGACGCCGGCAGCATCACCGCCGGCGCCGCGCTGGCCAACCTGGCACTGGGCTCGGCCAGCGAACGCCTGCGCGCGATCGAAGCCGATGCGGGCACGGCACTGTTGAACCGGCATCCGCGTGGGGTCAGCCTGACCGAAGCCGGCGCCGCCCTCGCCCACCATGCACGCCTGATCCTGCAGCAGCAGGCGCAGCTGCGCGGCGAGATGGACGCCTTCGCCCACGGCGCGCGCGGCACCCTGCATCTGTATGCCAACACCGCAGCACTGACCAACTACCTGCCCTCGCGACTGGCGCCCTGGCTGGCGCAGCGGCCGCGCCTGCACGTGGAGCTGCACGAACGCACCAGCACCGACGTCGTGCGCGCGCTCGCCGCCGGCCAGGCCGAAGCCGGCATCATCAGCGACGCCGTATCGGCCGACGGCCTGCAGCGGCACGTGGTGTCCGAAGACCCGCTGGTGATGCTGCTACCCGCCAACCACCGCTTCGCGTCGCGACGCACGCTCGACTTCGTTGACGTGCTGGGCGAGACCTTCGTCGCCCTGGCCGATGGCAATGCACTGCAGACCTACGTGGAGGAACTCGCAGGCGAGGCAGGACGCCGGCTCGATGTGCGCATCCGCATGAAAACCTTCGAAGGGCTGTGCACGATGGTCGGCCATGGCATCGGCGTGGGCATCGTGCCGAAGACGATCGCGCGGCAGCATCGGCGCAGCACGCACACCGTCGCGGTACCACTTGCCGATGCCTGGGCGCAGCGTCGCCTGTGCGCGTGCTTCGCCGACTGGATGCGGTTGTCACCGGCGATGCGCAGCCTGCTGCAGCACCTCGGCGTACCGCCGCAGAAAAAAGCGTGA